One window of the Natronomonas marina genome contains the following:
- a CDS encoding universal stress protein: MPRNVLVPVDGSPLSNDALEHATATFPDGTFTLLHVDDPRYTAPDEDVLRPERVFTELLDAAEQHGVEVETEVRVGHPSREIIAFSEEADVDDIVMGSHGREGASRILLGSVAERVLRRAPVPVTVVRPHQRRGATHHLVAIDGSEQSEKALEYAFTVFPEVETTILHAIDPMETYYGEGQLVHSEAAYEEIERDAEALLADAREFAEEHGAEVTTTTVVEWGPNRPAAAILDYVDGNDVDHVIVGSHGRSGVSRVLLGSVAETVARRSPAPVTVVR; encoded by the coding sequence ATGCCACGGAACGTACTGGTGCCGGTAGACGGCTCACCGCTCTCGAACGACGCACTCGAACACGCCACGGCGACGTTCCCGGACGGCACGTTCACGCTCCTCCACGTCGACGACCCCCGGTACACCGCGCCGGACGAAGACGTGTTGCGGCCCGAACGGGTGTTCACCGAGTTACTCGACGCCGCCGAGCAGCACGGCGTCGAGGTCGAAACCGAGGTTCGTGTCGGGCACCCGAGCCGCGAGATAATCGCGTTCAGCGAGGAAGCCGACGTCGACGATATCGTGATGGGGAGTCACGGCCGGGAGGGGGCGTCACGGATACTGCTGGGTAGCGTCGCCGAGCGCGTCCTGCGACGGGCGCCGGTCCCCGTCACGGTCGTTCGCCCCCACCAGCGGCGGGGCGCGACGCACCACCTCGTCGCGATAGACGGCTCCGAACAGTCCGAGAAGGCCCTGGAGTACGCGTTCACGGTCTTCCCGGAGGTCGAAACGACGATACTCCACGCAATCGACCCGATGGAGACGTACTACGGCGAGGGGCAACTGGTCCACTCGGAGGCGGCCTACGAGGAGATCGAGCGGGACGCCGAAGCGTTGCTTGCGGACGCCCGGGAGTTCGCCGAGGAGCACGGCGCCGAGGTCACGACGACGACGGTCGTCGAGTGGGGACCGAATCGGCCGGCAGCCGCGATTCTCGACTACGTCGACGGCAACGACGTCGACCATGTGATCGTGGGGAGTCACGGTCGGTCCGGCGTGTCGAGAGTGCTCCTCGGCAGCGTCGCCGAGACCGTCGCGAGACGGTCGCCCGCACCCGTTACGGTCGTCCGGTGA
- a CDS encoding substrate-binding domain-containing protein, whose product MTRDETRLANLASRRKFLITTGVAGIGAVAGCTDQSNPAEDDETPTDAGMGDDDETDTEQDDEASGTSPLEAGGSSTVYPVSNTASSYWNANRPASDSEYWPHGEYGIDTDKNLADYWAGLYGFEPGEDGDPPFTVAVALSHSGTGVEKVRDQKHDIGNSSGNVEDELPDRDSYEKFVDHVVAVDGQPLVVSQEIADAGVETITGDQLKDIYKGRVDNWSEIGGPDKEIQVLARVKGSGTRTSFVSNVFGDPKANTTVDQRFGQNQRLAQAVAQADNAISYLALAFIDTDGLAPVALEWEGTTYEYQDDQNGLDSKEYPLSRDLHMYTWDGTSMKEAAFINMCLSEFGQETFVAPNNYFTLGQRRLEEQRAKLPDQDPV is encoded by the coding sequence ATGACGCGTGATGAAACGCGGCTGGCGAATCTCGCATCGCGGCGCAAGTTCCTGATCACGACCGGTGTTGCGGGGATCGGGGCCGTCGCCGGCTGTACCGATCAGAGTAACCCGGCGGAGGACGACGAGACGCCGACCGACGCGGGGATGGGCGACGACGACGAGACCGACACCGAACAGGACGACGAGGCCTCGGGGACCTCGCCCCTGGAGGCCGGTGGCTCCTCGACGGTCTATCCCGTCTCCAACACCGCCTCGTCGTACTGGAACGCCAACCGGCCGGCCAGCGACTCCGAGTACTGGCCGCACGGCGAGTACGGCATCGACACCGACAAGAACCTCGCCGACTACTGGGCGGGCCTGTACGGCTTCGAACCGGGCGAGGACGGCGACCCGCCGTTCACCGTCGCGGTCGCGCTCTCGCACTCCGGGACGGGCGTCGAGAAGGTACGCGACCAGAAACACGACATCGGGAACTCCTCGGGGAACGTCGAGGACGAACTCCCCGACCGTGACAGCTACGAGAAGTTCGTCGACCACGTCGTCGCCGTCGACGGCCAGCCGCTCGTGGTCTCCCAGGAGATCGCCGACGCCGGCGTCGAGACGATCACCGGCGACCAGCTAAAGGACATCTACAAGGGCCGCGTCGACAACTGGAGCGAGATCGGCGGCCCGGACAAGGAGATACAGGTCCTGGCCCGCGTGAAGGGCTCCGGGACGCGGACGTCGTTCGTCTCGAACGTCTTCGGCGATCCGAAGGCGAACACGACCGTCGACCAGCGGTTCGGCCAGAACCAGCGGCTCGCCCAGGCGGTCGCCCAGGCCGACAACGCCATCAGCTACCTCGCGTTGGCGTTCATCGACACCGACGGCCTCGCTCCGGTCGCCCTCGAGTGGGAGGGCACGACCTACGAGTACCAGGACGACCAGAACGGCCTGGACTCCAAGGAGTACCCGCTGTCGCGGGACCTCCACATGTACACCTGGGACGGCACCTCGATGAAGGAAGCCGCCTTCATCAACATGTGTCTCTCGGAGTTCGGCCAGGAGACGTTCGTCGCGCCGAACAACTACTTCACGCTCGGACAGCGCCGCCTCGAGGAGCAGCGCGCGAAGCTCCCCGATCAGGACCCGGTGTAA
- the pstC gene encoding phosphate ABC transporter permease subunit PstC has product MTDVTGGLIGADADDGSVLAVAASALTLVAAIATFLFRPGLAVPVLVAFLVVTAVGWVTYQAAVARLLTLVATILTVLTVLFITLFLFASALPAFREHGLGLLAIPVENGDERWFFWLQHVLPGTDAIWNPRGGAYSLIPSIWGTVVVTTIAGLVAGPLGLLGALFIAEIASDGVREVVKPGVEVLAGIPSIVYGFIGFQVLNEFVQQSFLDDGASFFIAGLVVGVMALPTVVSVAEDALSSVPDAMGDGAVAMGATEWQKMKSISIPAAFSGISAAVILGLGRAVGETMAVAAIIGALSANLSAPLFDLFEANTTLTSLIAVNYGSASESTVDVLFVSGVMLFVVVASMSIVAQYIERRMQTKLQGDT; this is encoded by the coding sequence ATGACAGACGTTACAGGTGGTCTCATCGGGGCGGACGCCGACGATGGGTCGGTGCTCGCGGTCGCAGCGTCGGCGCTGACGCTCGTCGCGGCCATCGCCACGTTCCTGTTCCGGCCCGGACTCGCGGTGCCGGTGCTCGTGGCGTTCCTCGTCGTGACGGCGGTCGGGTGGGTGACCTACCAGGCGGCGGTCGCCCGGCTCCTGACGCTCGTGGCGACGATCCTGACCGTCCTGACCGTGCTATTCATCACCCTGTTCCTGTTTGCGAGCGCGCTACCCGCGTTCCGGGAACACGGGCTCGGACTGTTGGCGATCCCGGTCGAGAACGGCGACGAACGCTGGTTCTTCTGGCTCCAGCACGTTCTCCCCGGGACGGATGCGATCTGGAACCCTCGGGGTGGTGCCTACTCGCTGATCCCCTCGATCTGGGGGACGGTCGTCGTGACGACCATCGCGGGGCTCGTCGCGGGCCCGCTCGGACTGCTCGGTGCGCTGTTCATCGCCGAGATTGCCAGCGACGGCGTCCGCGAGGTCGTCAAACCCGGTGTCGAGGTGCTGGCGGGCATCCCCTCGATCGTCTACGGCTTCATCGGCTTCCAGGTGCTCAACGAGTTCGTCCAGCAGTCGTTCCTCGACGACGGTGCGAGCTTCTTCATCGCCGGCCTGGTCGTCGGCGTGATGGCGCTGCCGACCGTCGTCTCGGTCGCGGAGGACGCCCTCTCGAGCGTCCCCGACGCGATGGGCGACGGTGCCGTTGCGATGGGCGCCACCGAGTGGCAGAAGATGAAGAGCATCTCGATCCCGGCGGCCTTCTCGGGCATCTCCGCGGCCGTCATCCTCGGGCTCGGCCGGGCCGTCGGCGAGACGATGGCCGTCGCCGCCATCATCGGGGCGCTGTCCGCCAACCTGAGCGCGCCGCTGTTCGACCTCTTCGAGGCGAACACGACGCTGACCAGTTTGATCGCGGTCAACTACGGGAGTGCCTCGGAGTCGACCGTGGACGTGCTGTTCGTCTCCGGCGTCATGCTGTTCGTCGTCGTCGCCAGCATGAGCATCGTCGCCCAGTACATCGAACGCCGCATGCAAACCAAACTCCAGGGGGACACCTGA
- the pstA gene encoding phosphate ABC transporter permease PstA, protein MSDAYATETTLVNAESSVYDRIMDGVIALSVLGFGMGLVALPDVVSPAAAGAELVTFLGTLVAVVAGGLGVVAAADRLRVVTVDSQRVRGIAVGLVVTTILLAAVGATSGVTLATLLGVVLLVQGVVVVGAGVVSRFDAVDTQPDSSAGLLAGGLFAAVGLAVGATLTAGVVGVGPVALGGGLAGALVLGGVTVFPREDLGSTLPVGFVVGTLGVVVTTAAIGVGWQWDPSAIDGGFTGGVVIPIFAVFGSLVSGWAAGKSRAGFGAQGREYGAFLVVYLNGFMMILVMVGIVVFVFSKGLAYAFHGFSASALELLVLLVPVFALVTEFARTPPGRTEWHRGARELFRAVPLAVTGAVAALLTTVLVTGDRLAYPFTYTILTESRQSRTLDTAIAVTPEWTVGGLALFLPTALVAVVLYRGYGSLGNVGESTERLEAVRTAIPVGIALGVVLAGAFLLSGPTPAGLPVGGTVGAAVVVAGAVAALLLAALPVAAVVSRDGPLADRALDAAPLYVVGVFGGLGLLASVLVLQAPARTTPAVAGIAVVPLAGIIAALASIAAAGVAASANYGSDDTLRTRLLGEETVLALAGGFGYAALVGLHVFVTGSAVRLGGLAVATKGTLSWPMTMQAYIPLGAEPGGIMPAVVGTVWLVVGATLFAVPLGVGAAVFLTEYAEQGPFTAVVEVATNALWSTPSVVFGLFGAAFILPRTGNNETLLAGMVVLGFMLLPLVLITSREAVKAVPDEYRDASAALGVSRWETIKSVVLPAAMPGVITGFILGVGRIAGETAPLIIVLGSTLNATTAVKVIDGFQFVGRPPFVVNDQLLTASAALPTQVWAVIAAGVSGSPQMGWASATVLLMVVLTFYAVGITARTYFRRKLNYE, encoded by the coding sequence ATGAGCGACGCGTACGCCACCGAGACGACCCTCGTGAACGCGGAGTCGTCCGTGTACGACCGGATCATGGACGGCGTCATCGCGCTGTCCGTGCTCGGGTTCGGTATGGGGCTCGTCGCGCTCCCCGATGTCGTCTCCCCGGCAGCGGCGGGCGCCGAACTCGTGACGTTCCTCGGAACCCTCGTGGCCGTCGTCGCCGGGGGTCTCGGTGTGGTCGCGGCCGCCGACCGGCTCCGGGTCGTGACCGTCGACTCCCAGCGGGTCCGCGGTATCGCCGTCGGGCTCGTCGTCACCACGATCCTGCTCGCAGCCGTCGGGGCCACGTCCGGCGTGACCCTCGCGACGCTGCTCGGCGTGGTCCTGCTGGTGCAGGGGGTCGTCGTCGTCGGCGCCGGCGTCGTCTCCCGGTTCGACGCGGTCGACACCCAGCCCGACAGCTCGGCCGGGCTGCTGGCTGGCGGGCTGTTCGCCGCCGTCGGTCTGGCCGTCGGGGCGACGCTGACCGCGGGCGTGGTCGGGGTCGGCCCGGTCGCGCTCGGTGGCGGGCTCGCTGGCGCACTCGTGCTCGGCGGCGTCACCGTGTTTCCGCGCGAGGACCTGGGCTCGACGCTCCCGGTCGGGTTCGTCGTCGGCACGCTCGGCGTGGTCGTCACCACGGCCGCCATCGGCGTCGGCTGGCAGTGGGATCCGAGCGCCATCGACGGCGGCTTCACGGGCGGGGTCGTGATCCCGATTTTCGCCGTGTTCGGCTCGCTCGTCTCCGGCTGGGCGGCCGGGAAGTCACGCGCCGGCTTCGGTGCCCAGGGCCGGGAGTACGGCGCCTTCCTCGTCGTCTACCTCAACGGGTTCATGATGATCCTCGTGATGGTCGGCATCGTCGTCTTCGTGTTCAGCAAGGGCCTGGCCTACGCGTTCCACGGGTTCTCCGCCAGCGCACTGGAGCTGCTCGTCCTCCTGGTGCCGGTGTTCGCGCTCGTCACCGAGTTCGCTCGAACGCCGCCGGGACGGACGGAGTGGCACCGGGGCGCGAGGGAGCTGTTCCGCGCGGTCCCGCTCGCCGTCACCGGCGCGGTCGCCGCGCTGTTGACCACGGTGCTGGTGACGGGTGACCGGCTGGCCTACCCGTTCACCTACACCATCCTCACCGAGAGCCGCCAGTCGAGGACGCTCGACACCGCCATCGCGGTCACGCCCGAGTGGACCGTCGGCGGTCTCGCGCTGTTCCTCCCGACCGCGCTCGTGGCCGTCGTCCTCTATCGGGGGTACGGCTCGCTCGGGAACGTCGGCGAGTCGACCGAGCGCCTCGAGGCGGTCCGTACCGCGATTCCGGTCGGAATCGCTCTCGGCGTCGTGCTCGCTGGCGCGTTCCTGCTCTCGGGTCCGACCCCGGCCGGCCTTCCGGTCGGCGGCACCGTGGGCGCGGCCGTCGTCGTCGCCGGCGCCGTCGCCGCACTCCTGCTGGCCGCGCTCCCGGTGGCTGCCGTCGTGTCGCGGGACGGTCCGCTGGCCGACCGCGCACTCGACGCGGCGCCGCTGTACGTGGTCGGCGTGTTCGGTGGGCTCGGCCTGCTCGCGTCGGTGCTGGTGCTGCAGGCGCCCGCGCGAACGACGCCCGCCGTCGCCGGGATCGCTGTCGTCCCCCTCGCCGGCATCATCGCGGCGCTGGCCTCCATAGCGGCCGCCGGCGTCGCCGCGTCCGCAAACTACGGGAGCGACGACACACTCCGAACAAGGCTGCTCGGCGAGGAGACCGTCCTCGCACTGGCCGGCGGGTTCGGATACGCGGCCCTCGTCGGGCTGCATGTGTTCGTGACCGGTTCGGCGGTCCGTCTGGGCGGCCTCGCGGTAGCGACGAAGGGCACGCTCTCGTGGCCGATGACGATGCAGGCGTACATCCCGCTCGGGGCCGAACCCGGCGGCATCATGCCCGCGGTCGTCGGGACGGTGTGGCTGGTCGTCGGCGCGACGCTGTTCGCCGTCCCGCTCGGCGTCGGCGCGGCGGTGTTCCTCACCGAGTACGCAGAACAGGGACCGTTCACCGCGGTCGTGGAGGTCGCAACGAACGCGCTGTGGAGCACGCCGAGCGTCGTCTTCGGCCTGTTCGGTGCGGCGTTCATCCTGCCGCGAACCGGGAACAACGAGACGCTGCTGGCCGGAATGGTGGTCCTCGGCTTCATGCTGTTGCCGCTGGTGCTGATCACGAGCCGCGAGGCGGTCAAGGCGGTCCCGGACGAGTACCGCGACGCGAGCGCGGCGCTGGGCGTCTCCCGCTGGGAGACCATCAAAAGCGTCGTGCTGCCGGCGGCGATGCCGGGCGTCATCACCGGCTTCATCCTCGGCGTCGGCCGCATCGCCGGCGAGACCGCGCCGCTGATCATCGTGCTCGGCTCGACGCTGAACGCGACGACGGCCGTGAAGGTCATCGACGGCTTCCAGTTCGTCGGCCGGCCGCCGTTCGTCGTCAACGACCAGCTGCTGACGGCGTCGGCGGCACTGCCGACGCAGGTGTGGGCGGTGATCGCGGCCGGCGTCTCCGGCTCCCCGCAGATGGGCTGGGCGTCGGCCACGGTCCTGCTGATGGTCGTGCTGACGTTCTACGCGGTGGGCATCACGGCCCGGACCTACTTCCGGAGGAAACTGAACTATGAGTGA
- the pstB gene encoding phosphate ABC transporter ATP-binding protein PstB encodes MSETTPETERTDAGSTTTGESEEQVRDAWTDYRTGAETKLSVEDLNVWYGDDHALKDVSLDIPEESVTALIGPSGCGKSTFLRCLNRMNDRIKSARVDGSVELDGTEIYDPNANLVELRKRIGMVFQSPNPFPKSIRENVSYGPRKHGDIEKGLLARLLGRDDTEAEADLVERSLQSAALWDEVEDRLDDNALGLSGGQQQRLCIARCLAVGPEVILMDEPASALDPIATSKIEDLVEELAEEYTVVIVTHNMQQAARISDQTAVFLTGGELVEYDDTEKIFEDPESQRVEDYISGKFG; translated from the coding sequence ATGAGTGAAACGACACCCGAGACGGAGCGTACAGACGCCGGCAGCACGACGACCGGCGAGAGCGAAGAGCAGGTCCGGGACGCCTGGACCGACTACCGGACCGGCGCCGAGACGAAGCTCTCGGTCGAGGACCTGAACGTCTGGTACGGCGACGACCACGCCCTGAAGGACGTCTCGCTGGACATCCCCGAGGAGTCGGTCACGGCGCTCATCGGGCCCTCGGGCTGCGGGAAGTCGACGTTCCTGCGGTGTCTCAACCGCATGAACGACCGCATCAAGAGCGCCCGCGTCGACGGGTCGGTCGAACTCGACGGGACCGAGATTTACGACCCGAACGCCAACCTGGTCGAACTCCGCAAGCGGATCGGCATGGTGTTCCAGTCGCCGAACCCGTTCCCGAAGTCGATCCGGGAGAACGTCTCCTACGGCCCCCGCAAGCACGGCGACATCGAGAAGGGACTGCTCGCGCGGCTGCTTGGCCGCGACGACACCGAGGCGGAGGCCGACCTCGTCGAGCGCTCGCTGCAGTCGGCCGCGCTGTGGGACGAGGTCGAGGACCGCCTCGACGACAACGCCCTGGGACTCTCGGGCGGCCAGCAACAGCGGCTCTGTATCGCCCGCTGTCTCGCGGTCGGCCCGGAGGTCATCCTGATGGACGAACCCGCCTCGGCGCTGGACCCCATCGCCACCTCGAAGATCGAGGACCTCGTCGAGGAACTCGCCGAGGAGTACACCGTCGTCATCGTCACCCACAACATGCAGCAGGCGGCCCGCATCTCGGACCAGACGGCCGTCTTCCTCACCGGCGGCGAACTCGTCGAGTACGACGACACCGAGAAGATATTCGAGGACCCCGAGAGCCAGCGCGTCGAGGACTACATCTCCGGGAAGTTCGGATGA
- the phoU gene encoding phosphate signaling complex protein PhoU: MARDTYQESLEELRSDVLGMGEAVVRQADGGLAALESGDEELAREVIDGDDPINDRYLELESDCIDLFALQQPVASDLRFVAASFKILTDLERVGDLAANLAKYSLADDGSSLPEVGVVDIGRDAVGLLERSLDAYETGDSAACRAVAADDDEVDALCQRATQQVVRDLVEREAGNDLWTVEALLDDVSRLLLTVRDIERIADHAVNVAARTLYMTESDPELVY; encoded by the coding sequence ATGGCCCGCGACACCTACCAGGAGTCGCTCGAGGAACTCCGAAGCGACGTGCTCGGGATGGGCGAGGCCGTCGTCCGGCAGGCCGACGGCGGGCTCGCGGCGCTGGAGTCCGGCGACGAGGAACTCGCCCGCGAGGTAATCGACGGCGACGACCCCATCAACGACCGATACCTCGAACTGGAGAGCGACTGCATCGACCTCTTTGCTCTCCAGCAGCCGGTCGCCAGCGACCTCCGTTTCGTCGCCGCCTCGTTCAAGATACTCACGGACCTCGAACGGGTCGGCGACCTGGCGGCGAACCTCGCGAAGTACTCGCTGGCCGACGACGGCAGCAGCCTCCCCGAGGTCGGCGTCGTCGACATCGGCCGCGACGCGGTCGGCCTCCTCGAGCGGAGCCTCGACGCCTACGAGACCGGCGACTCGGCGGCCTGTCGGGCCGTCGCGGCCGACGACGACGAGGTCGACGCGCTCTGTCAGCGGGCCACCCAGCAGGTGGTCAGGGACCTCGTCGAACGGGAGGCCGGCAACGACCTCTGGACGGTCGAGGCGCTGCTGGACGACGTCTCGCGGCTGCTGTTGACCGTCCGGGACATCGAACGCATCGCCGACCACGCCGTCAACGTCGCGGCACGAACCCTGTACATGACCGAGAGCGACCCCGAACTCGTCTACTGA
- a CDS encoding PhoU domain-containing protein, whose amino-acid sequence MDQRKIQQVGNGTYTVSLPKEWARGVDIEAGSVVTLRAHLDDLLVVQAVEPDDDGALDVEVGDEAAARPEQLLRAAYAAGIERVRFTAPEGFEDGQKRALKRAARNLCGLTVDTESGTALSMETLLDSRGVSVQQSVRQLTYVALGAHESAVAAVTSDDLEDPIPQDDHADRMYALVDRHFQRALVRLEEVDALGLTRPQLFGCWRTARELERVADHAERIAAIGAELDAPAPATADRLTALAGRTHDVVETAVDTVLDDPDRATAQRALTERDAIRSDVRAFEADLLGGDDAVHLVRVLDSLERTAEHGGNVAEVGLGMALSGESL is encoded by the coding sequence ATGGACCAACGCAAGATCCAGCAGGTCGGCAACGGGACGTACACGGTGTCGCTCCCGAAGGAGTGGGCCAGGGGCGTCGACATCGAGGCCGGCAGCGTCGTGACGCTGCGTGCCCACCTCGACGACCTGCTCGTCGTCCAGGCCGTCGAACCCGACGACGACGGGGCCCTCGACGTCGAGGTCGGCGACGAGGCGGCCGCCCGCCCCGAACAGCTGTTGCGGGCGGCCTACGCCGCGGGCATCGAGCGCGTCCGGTTCACCGCCCCCGAGGGGTTCGAAGACGGACAGAAGCGGGCGCTCAAGCGGGCCGCTCGCAACCTCTGTGGGCTGACCGTCGACACCGAGTCCGGGACGGCACTGTCGATGGAGACGCTGCTCGACTCCCGTGGCGTCTCCGTCCAGCAGTCGGTCCGACAGCTCACCTACGTCGCGCTCGGCGCCCACGAGAGCGCCGTCGCGGCGGTGACCAGCGACGACCTCGAGGACCCGATTCCACAGGACGACCACGCCGACCGGATGTACGCCCTCGTCGACCGGCACTTCCAGCGCGCGCTCGTCAGGCTCGAGGAAGTGGACGCCCTCGGACTGACTCGCCCGCAACTGTTCGGCTGCTGGCGGACGGCCAGGGAACTGGAGCGGGTCGCCGACCACGCCGAGCGAATCGCGGCCATCGGGGCCGAACTCGACGCGCCAGCCCCGGCGACGGCCGACCGGCTGACCGCCCTCGCCGGCCGGACCCACGACGTCGTCGAGACGGCCGTCGACACCGTCCTCGACGACCCCGACAGGGCCACCGCCCAGCGCGCGCTGACCGAGCGGGACGCGATCAGATCGGATGTCCGGGCGTTCGAGGCGGACCTCCTCGGCGGCGACGACGCCGTCCATCTCGTCCGGGTTCTGGACAGCCTCGAACGGACCGCCGAACACGGGGGTAACGTCGCCGAGGTCGGCCTCGGCATGGCTCTCAGCGGCGAATCCCTGTAG
- a CDS encoding DUF7557 family protein, with product MTYTLEISDELRERLDDHLEEGESYEELITELVALYETDGAFLQEGYSE from the coding sequence ATGACCTACACGCTCGAAATCAGCGACGAACTCAGGGAACGACTGGACGACCACCTCGAGGAGGGCGAATCGTACGAGGAGCTCATCACCGAACTGGTCGCCCTCTACGAGACCGATGGGGCGTTCCTCCAGGAAGGCTACTCGGAGTGA
- a CDS encoding HVO_2922 family protein, with product MSQATFELYEDSAGQWRWRLVHDNGNIIADSGEGYASRQKCEQGLRSVKENAPGADLEDVENPTGGAE from the coding sequence ATGTCGCAAGCCACCTTCGAACTCTACGAGGACAGCGCGGGACAGTGGCGCTGGCGACTCGTCCACGACAACGGGAACATCATCGCCGACAGCGGTGAGGGGTACGCCAGCCGACAGAAGTGCGAGCAGGGCCTCCGGAGCGTCAAGGAGAACGCGCCGGGGGCGGACCTCGAGGACGTCGAGAACCCCACGGGCGGCGCCGAGTAG
- a CDS encoding phosphoribosyltransferase: MPPSRRFRDRTEAGERLGEALRERDVAVDLVLAVPRGGLPVGRAVADAVGAPLDVVVASKIGAPGNPELAIGAVASDGSVWRNEAALRGTGAGEEYFERERELEVDNARRKADRYRGDRPELDLAGKTVVVVDDGVATGSTLRACLRMLAESDADRVVVAVPVGPPDTIAELRETVDEVVCLETPGSFMGVGQFYERFDQVSDEAAMAYLE; encoded by the coding sequence ATGCCACCATCTCGTCGGTTCAGGGACCGGACGGAGGCGGGCGAGCGACTGGGCGAGGCGCTCCGCGAGCGGGACGTCGCGGTCGACCTCGTGCTGGCGGTTCCCCGGGGCGGTCTCCCGGTCGGGCGGGCCGTCGCCGACGCCGTCGGCGCCCCGCTCGACGTCGTCGTCGCCTCGAAGATCGGCGCGCCGGGCAACCCGGAACTGGCCATCGGCGCCGTCGCCAGCGACGGCAGCGTCTGGCGCAACGAGGCGGCGTTGCGTGGCACCGGCGCCGGCGAGGAGTACTTCGAGCGGGAGCGCGAGCTGGAGGTCGACAACGCCCGTCGGAAGGCCGACCGCTACCGGGGCGACCGCCCGGAACTCGACCTCGCGGGCAAGACCGTGGTCGTCGTCGACGACGGCGTGGCCACGGGGTCGACCCTCCGGGCCTGCCTCCGGATGCTCGCCGAGAGCGACGCCGACCGCGTCGTGGTGGCGGTCCCCGTCGGCCCGCCCGACACGATAGCCGAGTTGCGAGAGACCGTCGACGAGGTGGTCTGTCTGGAGACGCCCGGTAGTTTCATGGGCGTCGGCCAGTTCTACGAGCGGTTCGACCAGGTCTCCGACGAGGCGGCGATGGCCTACCTGGAATGA
- a CDS encoding APC family permease, giving the protein MAELRRELGLLEAVVYGVGLILGAGIYAIIGEATGVTGGSIVVSFLLAALVASLTGLSYAELASLFPKAEGDYVYVREAFARDVVSDATALGRLAIGVISSAAVALAFSGYLTAFVDVPAVPVAVVLVVATTVVNFWGIDLSTRINVLFTAIEVAGLLIIVWVAGGSWGNADVLQASNGAVGVVEAAFLIFFAYLGFGSVVNLAEETEDASVAIPRAIVLSIGITTVLYVLVGLSAVALVDPQVLGQSASPLAEVARVGWGPLGATVLAVIALFSTTNTVLILQISTSRLLYGVSKAEYDVFPAVFSRVHAARRTPHYAVATVGLLTLPFVLLGDIGLVAGLANLVLLVVFVLVNAALLKLRYARPGLERGFRAPLNVGRLSLTAVAGLLSCLGLILFYVLTW; this is encoded by the coding sequence ATGGCGGAACTCCGCCGCGAACTGGGGCTGTTGGAGGCCGTCGTCTACGGCGTGGGCCTGATTCTCGGGGCCGGCATCTACGCCATCATCGGCGAGGCGACCGGCGTGACCGGTGGCTCGATAGTGGTCTCGTTCCTCCTGGCGGCCCTCGTCGCGTCGCTGACGGGGTTGAGCTACGCCGAACTCGCCTCGCTGTTCCCGAAGGCCGAGGGCGACTACGTCTACGTCCGGGAGGCCTTCGCCCGCGACGTCGTCTCCGACGCGACGGCGCTGGGCCGCCTGGCAATCGGCGTCATCTCCTCGGCGGCGGTGGCGCTCGCGTTCTCGGGCTACCTGACCGCCTTCGTCGACGTGCCGGCCGTCCCGGTCGCCGTCGTCCTCGTCGTCGCCACGACCGTCGTCAACTTCTGGGGTATCGACCTCTCGACCCGGATCAACGTCCTCTTCACCGCCATCGAGGTGGCCGGCCTGCTGATAATCGTCTGGGTCGCGGGCGGCTCCTGGGGCAACGCCGACGTCCTGCAGGCGTCCAACGGCGCCGTCGGCGTCGTCGAGGCGGCGTTTCTGATCTTCTTCGCCTACCTCGGCTTCGGGTCCGTCGTCAACCTCGCCGAGGAGACGGAGGACGCCTCCGTGGCGATACCGCGCGCCATCGTCCTCTCAATCGGCATCACGACGGTACTGTACGTCCTGGTCGGACTCTCGGCGGTCGCGCTGGTCGACCCGCAGGTGCTCGGCCAATCGGCGTCGCCGCTGGCCGAGGTCGCCCGCGTCGGGTGGGGACCGCTCGGGGCGACGGTGCTGGCCGTCATCGCGCTGTTCTCGACGACGAACACCGTCCTCATCCTCCAGATTTCGACCTCGCGGCTGCTGTACGGCGTCTCGAAGGCCGAGTACGACGTCTTCCCGGCGGTGTTCTCCCGGGTTCACGCCGCCCGCCGGACGCCACACTACGCGGTGGCGACCGTCGGACTCCTGACGCTCCCCTTCGTCCTCCTCGGCGACATCGGACTCGTGGCCGGGCTCGCCAACCTCGTGCTGTTGGTCGTCTTCGTGCTGGTGAACGCCGCGCTCTTGAAACTCCGGTACGCACGGCCCGGCCTGGAGCGCGGGTTCCGGGCGCCGCTCAACGTCGGCCGCCTGTCGCTGACCGCGGTCGCGGGCCTCCTCTCGTGTCTCGGGTTGATACTGTTCTACGTGCTGACGTGGTAG